In Ancylothrix sp. D3o, the following proteins share a genomic window:
- a CDS encoding putative PEP-binding protein yields MENFYWLGQIQPPQRKSVGDKAFYLNQLLKLGYPVVPGFVVGADVLREFWQNHKWQEPLLGELPYSSLRLNVEDTAQLSALAKKIRQEIAKADLPAPLLAALISATQQLNAPVIIFRPSLASPLATGHLNISGLLESHVCRCTSTEIAGALKQAWAELFRARSLYYWHKAGIELQQIGLAILAQPVWPAVAAGEMVLHPNAVEIQATWGLGHALRQGHAIPDYYQLDLVSAIPIHRRLGQKTIAYYPTEASVSPTETSSHPLNLTLLSEQQQTAYSLEPPQLEQLSQLAQKLDLQLGSPSILEWAFIQQDSALPPQIYLIQAQPTLSPKLKTEASLSVTNPVSANTEPLRGLRGSPGIFCGPAHVIASLSEEQNLDNLPPGRILIAPAIPPHWQHLLTRVAGVVTEQGGMTCHAAILARELGIPAVVGVKDATRSVETGSTVLVDGNTGLLYLHPPETDILPSNSDNSTGMMPAPLSDFSPSPIGTQLFVNLSQPPRKHLSHWWVDGVGLLRSELLLMELLKNPANLSNLGSQWIQEIASAVEPFAADFAPRPVFYRSLDLRNRADAYSPGTQLNAVNSTLGVHGTFSYTLDPSLFDFELQALVQLQRAGHRNLNLILPFVRSVEEFVFCRHRVEAAGLTANAPFQLWVMVEVPSLLFLLPDLIAAGVDGFAIGSNDLTQLLLAANREDPQMAMAFDQRHPAVCRAFEQIITTAKKAGIPCSFCGSDLHRYPEIIEKLIRWGVSAISVEPDALSPTQIAIAKAEQRLLLDFARQQLRNT; encoded by the coding sequence ATGGAAAACTTTTACTGGCTCGGCCAAATTCAACCGCCACAGCGCAAATCGGTCGGAGACAAAGCATTTTATCTTAACCAGCTTCTCAAGCTGGGGTATCCTGTCGTCCCTGGGTTTGTCGTGGGTGCAGATGTGTTGCGAGAATTTTGGCAAAACCACAAATGGCAAGAACCGCTGTTAGGAGAACTGCCATACTCCTCGCTGCGCTTAAACGTCGAAGACACCGCCCAGCTAAGCGCCCTCGCCAAAAAAATCCGCCAAGAAATTGCCAAAGCCGACCTACCGGCACCCCTACTAGCAGCCTTAATCAGCGCCACCCAACAGTTAAACGCACCCGTTATCATCTTTCGGCCCTCCCTAGCCAGCCCCCTTGCCACCGGCCATCTCAACATCAGCGGACTGCTCGAATCTCATGTTTGCCGGTGCACCTCCACAGAAATTGCCGGTGCCCTCAAACAAGCCTGGGCCGAACTTTTTAGAGCTAGAAGCTTGTATTATTGGCACAAAGCCGGCATCGAACTCCAACAAATCGGCTTAGCCATATTAGCCCAACCGGTCTGGCCAGCCGTCGCCGCCGGAGAAATGGTTTTGCACCCCAACGCCGTCGAAATTCAAGCCACTTGGGGACTCGGCCACGCCCTTCGCCAAGGCCACGCCATTCCAGACTACTACCAACTTGACCTTGTTTCTGCTATCCCCATCCACCGGCGACTAGGACAAAAAACCATTGCCTACTATCCCACAGAGGCATCCGTTAGCCCCACAGAGACATCCAGCCACCCCCTCAATTTGACGCTGCTGAGCGAACAACAACAAACAGCCTACTCTCTCGAACCCCCCCAATTAGAACAACTAAGCCAACTTGCTCAAAAACTCGACCTTCAACTTGGTTCGCCATCTATTTTAGAATGGGCTTTTATACAGCAAGATAGCGCTTTACCCCCGCAAATTTATCTCATCCAAGCCCAACCTACCCTCAGCCCAAAGTTGAAAACTGAAGCTTCTCTCTCAGTCACAAACCCAGTATCCGCGAATACTGAACCCCTGCGCGGACTCCGGGGTTCTCCGGGCATTTTCTGCGGGCCGGCTCATGTTATTGCCAGTCTCTCGGAAGAGCAAAATTTAGACAACCTTCCCCCCGGAAGAATTTTAATTGCCCCGGCTATCCCCCCGCATTGGCAACATTTACTGACGCGGGTGGCCGGTGTGGTGACTGAACAAGGCGGTATGACGTGCCATGCGGCAATTTTAGCCCGTGAATTGGGCATTCCGGCGGTGGTTGGAGTCAAGGATGCCACTCGTTCTGTGGAAACCGGCTCTACTGTGCTCGTTGATGGCAACACCGGCCTGCTTTATCTTCACCCCCCCGAAACCGACATCCTCCCCTCAAATTCTGATAACTCCACAGGCATGATGCCTGCACCACTCAGCGATTTTTCCCCTTCTCCAATTGGCACCCAATTGTTTGTCAATCTCAGTCAACCGCCGCGTAAGCACCTAAGTCATTGGTGGGTTGATGGCGTGGGGTTGTTGCGTTCAGAATTGCTGCTGATGGAGTTGTTAAAAAATCCTGCTAATTTGTCGAATTTAGGAAGCCAATGGATTCAGGAAATTGCTTCTGCTGTTGAGCCGTTTGCTGCTGATTTTGCTCCGAGGCCGGTGTTTTATCGTTCCCTTGATTTAAGAAACAGGGCCGATGCCTATTCCCCTGGTACTCAATTAAATGCGGTTAATTCTACTTTGGGGGTTCACGGGACTTTTAGCTATACTTTAGACCCCAGTTTATTTGATTTTGAGTTACAGGCTTTAGTACAGTTACAACGGGCCGGTCATCGCAATTTGAATTTAATTTTGCCCTTTGTGCGAAGTGTCGAAGAATTTGTTTTTTGCCGGCATCGCGTTGAGGCTGCCGGTTTAACTGCCAACGCACCCTTTCAACTTTGGGTTATGGTGGAAGTTCCTTCTTTGCTGTTTTTGTTGCCAGATTTAATTGCAGCCGGTGTGGATGGTTTTGCCATTGGTAGCAATGATTTAACTCAACTTCTCCTGGCTGCAAATCGTGAAGATCCCCAAATGGCTATGGCTTTTGATCAAAGACACCCGGCTGTATGTCGCGCTTTTGAACAAATTATTACTACTGCCAAAAAAGCCGGCATTCCTTGCTCTTTTTGCGGGTCTGATCTTCATCGTTATCCTGAAATCATCGAGAAATTAATCCGGTGGGGAGTTAGCGCTATTTCTGTTGAACCAGATGCGCTTTCCCCCACCCAAATTGCCATTGCTAAGGCTGAACAACGCTTGCTTTTAGACTTTGCTCGCCAGCAACTAAGAAACACTTAA
- a CDS encoding protein tyrosine phosphatase family protein produces MENLIKINDELAIVTNQITAEQLQQAALEGYQSVMNLRAIEEEDFVTEEPLQVKAAGLQYFHIPIKPGTLTKELTDAVLKHIEEAPKPVIIHCKSGMRSGAMALMSIATKQDLTAEETLQKAEKIGLNYDNNPQMKEFLMQYIGK; encoded by the coding sequence ATGGAAAACCTCATAAAAATTAACGATGAGTTAGCCATAGTCACTAATCAAATAACAGCCGAGCAATTACAACAAGCTGCTTTGGAAGGTTATCAGTCGGTGATGAATTTGCGAGCCATTGAAGAGGAAGATTTCGTAACAGAAGAACCCCTGCAAGTTAAAGCCGCCGGCTTGCAATATTTTCATATTCCCATCAAACCAGGCACCCTTACCAAAGAACTAACAGATGCCGTACTCAAGCATATTGAGGAAGCACCCAAACCAGTTATAATTCACTGCAAAAGTGGAATGCGTTCCGGTGCAATGGCATTGATGAGTATTGCAACCAAGCAGGATTTAACAGCAGAGGAAACTCTACAAAAAGCTGAAAAAATTGGCTTAAATTATGATAATAATCCCCAAATGAAAGAGTTTTTGATGCAATACATTGGGAAGTAG
- a CDS encoding DUF1361 domain-containing protein: MTAQLLNWFAIAWQAMAGNGRFMTWNLFLALVPLALSFLLFHRPRSPILRYGVWLLLGATFLPSTYHVFHYLLHLIRDVGKTYLLGALVFTLIFMALDIFLMRRLNRAPVSRSLVWWVGFFAFVAFLPNAPYVLTDIIHLIDDIRQGYSVWIITLALVPQYLLFMGAGFFAYVLSLINLGEYLKKQGWQKFIVSAEIILHALTAIGIYLGRFIRFNSWDIVTNPDDLVVTITDDLVGKRPLLVMIVTFVIIAGLYWLMKLVTLGIIERQNKYQNSGNKPSHPDSTPAS, encoded by the coding sequence ATGACAGCACAACTACTCAACTGGTTCGCTATAGCGTGGCAAGCAATGGCTGGAAATGGCCGGTTTATGACGTGGAATCTCTTTTTAGCCTTAGTACCGCTGGCGTTAAGTTTTTTGCTTTTTCACCGGCCCCGTTCTCCCATTTTACGCTATGGCGTTTGGTTATTGCTCGGTGCGACTTTTTTACCTAGCACTTATCATGTTTTCCATTATTTGCTGCATTTAATTCGAGATGTCGGCAAAACTTATCTCTTAGGTGCATTGGTTTTTACTTTAATTTTCATGGCTTTAGATATTTTTCTGATGCGACGCCTCAATAGAGCTCCTGTATCGCGTTCTCTGGTTTGGTGGGTAGGATTTTTTGCGTTTGTTGCCTTTTTGCCAAATGCACCCTACGTTTTAACCGATATTATTCACTTAATTGATGATATTCGGCAAGGTTATTCAGTTTGGATCATTACTTTGGCGCTGGTTCCTCAGTATTTATTATTTATGGGGGCCGGCTTTTTTGCTTATGTTTTGTCGCTAATAAATTTGGGAGAATATCTCAAAAAACAAGGCTGGCAAAAATTTATTGTTTCCGCCGAAATCATTTTACACGCCCTCACCGCCATAGGCATCTATTTGGGCCGGTTTATTCGCTTCAATAGTTGGGATATTGTCACCAACCCTGATGATTTAGTGGTGACTATCACGGATGATTTAGTGGGCAAGCGTCCGCTGTTAGTAATGATTGTCACTTTTGTGATTATTGCCGGTTTATATTGGCTGATGAAATTAGTAACTTTGGGAATCATAGAAAGACAAAATAAATACCAAAATTCCGGCAACAAGCCATCACATCCTGATTCTACTCCTGCATCGTAA
- a CDS encoding PAS domain S-box protein: MKFRFLAYLAALSTATAVGVGVLIVDRSAQDQFRASNRAMILNQVSAVRAKLEAGINQRLFLSRGVVAYVSTHPEISQEEFENLAQVMVAGTPGINAVGLYKDNAVSHIYPYAENESSLGFNPAKEPDEKPAIERAISTRKTVLAGPVVLVHNGLPAFITRSPIFITPPGERPETGKYWGLAGLIIDRDVLLSETGLLSSNTNIQYSLRGKNALGAQGEIFLGSEMVFEKDPVLVDISLPIGSWQLAAIPAGGWPQEPPLRVWLLTGGGFLALLSSILVFNWLDDPERLREAITTAAGNLIESEAKYRELVNNACTLIVRIDAQGKITFFNEFAQSFFGYSEYEIQGKNFVGTILPAINSAGVNQASLLWDCLQNTDAFTYSENEHFLGNKTSVWVAWRNKPLIDSDGRLKGILCMGNEITDRKRAEVALQTSEAELRALFGAMSDVIFVFDSQGRYLKVAPTNPSLLYKPSNAIIGRTIHEVMPLEMAEFFQNYISKALQTKQMTSCEYSLPINGEEIWFSANISPLFDETIICVARDITKRKRAEEALQKANDELENRVENRTAELKNALARLQEEIAEREQAEAQLRESQERWQLALQGSNDGIWDWNIKTNENFFSSRCKEMLGYSEEEFDHHVYEWTARMHPDDQESVLQIVQDHLEKKIPYYVAEYRMECKDGSYKWVFDRGQALWDKKGNPIRMVGSISDITERKQAEEALRQSEAREREKATQLEEALQELQRTQAQLIQTEKMSSLGQLVAGVAHEINNPVNFIHGNLLHLSEYAENLLELAEVYQREFPPNAAVLDFMSEIDFDFIKSDVGKIFKSMQLGTERIRQIVLSLRNFSRLDESDMKPVDIHEGIESTLLILQNRLKTKSNHPAIQVLKEYADLPFVECYPSELNQVFMNILSNAIDALEERASGLNTTNHGFLPAISIRTGLKQEHFIFVEISDNGVGMTEAVKNRIFDPFYTTKEVGKGTGLGMSISYQIIVKKHKGEIKCISELGKGTTFEVCLPIHQKI; encoded by the coding sequence ATGAAATTTAGATTTTTAGCTTACCTGGCAGCGCTTTCAACGGCAACGGCTGTCGGTGTCGGCGTTTTGATTGTAGATCGCTCTGCACAAGACCAGTTTCGCGCCTCAAATCGCGCTATGATCCTCAACCAAGTTAGCGCGGTTCGCGCCAAACTAGAGGCTGGTATTAATCAGCGATTATTTTTATCGCGGGGTGTGGTGGCTTATGTCTCTACTCACCCAGAGATCAGCCAAGAAGAATTTGAAAATCTCGCGCAGGTGATGGTTGCCGGAACTCCGGGGATCAACGCTGTCGGACTCTACAAAGATAACGCCGTCAGCCACATCTATCCCTATGCAGAGAACGAAAGCTCATTAGGCTTTAACCCTGCCAAAGAGCCAGACGAAAAACCGGCCATTGAGCGGGCTATATCAACTAGAAAAACTGTACTCGCCGGCCCTGTAGTTTTAGTTCACAACGGCTTACCGGCCTTTATCACTCGTTCGCCTATTTTTATTACTCCGCCCGGAGAACGCCCCGAAACTGGAAAATACTGGGGGCTGGCCGGTTTGATCATAGACCGCGATGTCTTACTCTCCGAAACCGGCTTGCTGTCGTCAAACACTAACATTCAATACAGCCTCCGAGGCAAAAATGCTTTAGGCGCGCAAGGGGAAATTTTTTTAGGATCAGAAATGGTTTTTGAAAAAGATCCTGTCCTTGTAGACATCTCCTTGCCCATCGGTTCTTGGCAACTTGCGGCTATCCCTGCGGGTGGCTGGCCTCAAGAACCTCCCCTGCGTGTGTGGCTGTTAACCGGTGGTGGCTTTTTGGCGTTGTTAAGCAGTATTTTAGTCTTTAACTGGTTGGATGATCCCGAACGCCTGCGCGAAGCGATTACGACAGCCGCCGGCAACCTCATCGAAAGCGAAGCCAAATATCGAGAATTGGTTAACAATGCCTGCACCCTGATTGTCCGAATTGATGCTCAAGGCAAAATTACGTTTTTTAATGAATTTGCTCAAAGTTTTTTTGGCTATTCTGAATATGAAATTCAGGGCAAAAATTTTGTAGGGACAATTCTACCCGCCATCAATTCGGCGGGTGTTAACCAAGCTTCGCTTCTATGGGACTGTCTGCAAAATACAGACGCATTTACTTACAGCGAAAATGAACATTTCCTGGGTAATAAAACTTCTGTTTGGGTGGCTTGGCGAAATAAACCTTTAATTGACAGCGATGGACGGCTCAAGGGAATTCTCTGCATGGGAAATGAAATTACCGACCGCAAACGAGCCGAAGTTGCTCTTCAAACTTCTGAAGCCGAGTTACGGGCTTTGTTTGGGGCTATGAGCGATGTAATTTTTGTTTTTGATAGCCAAGGCCGTTATCTAAAAGTTGCTCCCACCAATCCCTCCCTTTTATATAAACCTAGTAACGCAATTATTGGCAGAACTATCCATGAAGTTATGCCGCTAGAAATGGCAGAGTTTTTTCAGAATTATATCAGCAAGGCTTTGCAGACAAAGCAAATGACTTCCTGTGAATATTCCCTGCCTATTAACGGTGAGGAAATATGGTTTTCGGCGAATATTTCCCCTTTATTTGATGAAACTATAATTTGCGTAGCGCGAGATATTACCAAACGCAAACGCGCTGAAGAAGCTTTACAAAAAGCTAATGATGAGTTAGAAAATCGCGTGGAAAATCGCACCGCAGAATTAAAAAACGCACTGGCTCGTCTGCAAGAAGAAATTGCGGAACGGGAACAGGCAGAAGCGCAATTACGGGAAAGTCAAGAACGCTGGCAATTAGCGCTTCAAGGCAGTAATGATGGCATTTGGGATTGGAATATTAAAACTAATGAAAATTTCTTTTCTAGCCGGTGTAAAGAAATGCTTGGTTATTCGGAAGAGGAATTTGACCATCACGTTTATGAATGGACAGCGCGAATGCACCCAGATGATCAAGAAAGTGTTTTACAAATTGTTCAAGATCACCTTGAAAAAAAAATACCTTATTATGTGGCTGAGTATCGGATGGAGTGTAAAGATGGTAGCTATAAATGGGTTTTTGACCGAGGGCAGGCTTTGTGGGATAAAAAAGGTAATCCTATTAGAATGGTTGGCTCTATTTCTGATATTACGGAGCGCAAACAAGCAGAGGAAGCTCTGCGCCAATCTGAAGCCCGCGAACGGGAAAAAGCTACTCAACTTGAAGAAGCTTTGCAAGAGTTACAACGCACCCAAGCCCAACTAATTCAAACTGAAAAAATGTCTTCTCTTGGTCAATTGGTGGCGGGGGTTGCTCACGAAATTAATAATCCGGTTAATTTTATTCATGGCAATCTTTTACACTTGAGTGAGTATGCGGAAAATTTGCTAGAACTTGCTGAAGTCTATCAACGAGAGTTTCCGCCAAATGCTGCTGTTTTAGATTTTATGTCCGAAATTGATTTTGATTTTATTAAAAGTGATGTTGGCAAGATTTTTAAATCTATGCAACTTGGTACTGAACGCATCCGCCAGATTGTGCTTTCTTTACGCAACTTTTCTCGGCTTGATGAGTCTGATATGAAGCCGGTTGATATTCACGAGGGTATTGAAAGCACTCTTTTGATTTTACAAAATCGCTTGAAAACTAAAAGCAATCATCCTGCTATTCAGGTGTTGAAGGAGTATGCGGATTTACCTTTTGTTGAGTGTTATCCTAGTGAGTTAAATCAGGTTTTTATGAATATCCTTAGTAATGCTATTGATGCTCTCGAAGAAAGGGCGAGTGGTTTGAATACAACAAATCACGGTTTTTTGCCGGCGATTTCGATTCGCACCGGCTTGAAGCAAGAACATTTTATTTTTGTCGAAATTTCTGATAATGGTGTCGGCATGACTGAGGCGGTTAAAAATCGCATTTTTGACCCGTTTTATACGACAAAAGAAGTGGGTAAAGGCACCGGGCTGGGAATGTCTATTTCTTACCAAATTATTGTTAAAAAACACAAGGGTGAAATTAAGTGTATCTCGGAATTAGGAAAAGGCACTACTTTTGAGGTTTGTCTGCCTATTCATCAAAAAATCTAG
- the mrdA gene encoding penicillin-binding protein 2: MARELSFSTRSRSVNVTLPKAGRSVVLMLIVTFFLNVFLFRLIQLQIFEGQYNRTRAEQNRIRPVAIVAERGNILDRKGKLLAANRLTRSVYLWPKEQKPEQWRTTAHRLSEILNLPALEIVQKLQRIGYNSSLPVRISRDISPQAFTVLAEKAQEFRGVEIREEASRYYPNGKIGAHVLGYIGEATTEDLKKHPEYPMGMIVGQMGIERKVNDKLAGVWGNRLIEVDAKGSELRELGIIPPKAGQPVRLTLDAELQKTAEKALNGRRGGIAVVDIKTGAVLALASGPTFDPNLFTRKITPQEWDSLQAKDKPFLNRALEGYPPGSTFKIVTSVAGMESGKFSPDSILVSSDSIVVGGVSFHEHGGGYGPIGFTDALAYSSNTFFYQMGIAAGPEQIAKWARLMGVGETTDLKLLGLGQGNHGSVPTPAEKLKLYGEEWYAGDTVTMAIGQGVVLVTPLEMAVMVATIANGGYRVKPHLLATQTNTPATKPEATGMKPGTVEAVRKGLIAVVEKGTGQGLKDGSIPLTAGKTGTAEVLGQQDNSNYVAYGPAHDPQIAIGVVVENGGYGATAAAPIAHEIFKTYFKK; encoded by the coding sequence ATGGCAAGGGAGTTAAGTTTCTCAACTCGTTCGCGTTCTGTTAATGTCACTCTACCGAAGGCCGGTCGGTCAGTTGTCCTGATGCTGATTGTGACTTTCTTTTTAAATGTGTTTCTTTTTCGCTTAATACAATTGCAAATTTTTGAGGGACAATATAACCGCACGCGGGCCGAGCAAAACCGCATTCGTCCGGTTGCCATAGTTGCAGAGCGCGGCAATATTTTAGACCGCAAGGGCAAACTTTTGGCAGCCAACCGGCTCACCCGCAGCGTTTATTTATGGCCAAAAGAACAAAAGCCCGAACAATGGCGAACCACCGCCCACCGGCTCAGTGAAATATTGAATTTACCGGCCTTGGAAATTGTCCAAAAATTACAACGCATTGGTTATAATTCTTCCTTGCCGGTACGCATCAGCCGCGACATTAGCCCCCAAGCGTTCACAGTTCTTGCAGAAAAAGCGCAAGAATTTAGGGGAGTAGAAATTCGGGAAGAAGCAAGCCGGTATTACCCCAACGGCAAAATCGGCGCTCATGTTTTGGGATACATTGGCGAAGCGACTACAGAAGACCTCAAAAAGCATCCAGAATACCCGATGGGAATGATTGTCGGGCAAATGGGAATTGAGCGCAAAGTCAACGACAAACTAGCCGGAGTGTGGGGAAACCGGCTCATTGAAGTGGACGCCAAAGGTAGCGAACTGCGGGAATTAGGAATCATCCCGCCCAAAGCAGGACAGCCGGTGCGTCTCACCCTTGATGCTGAGTTACAAAAAACGGCAGAAAAAGCCCTCAACGGTAGACGCGGCGGTATTGCGGTTGTTGACATCAAAACCGGCGCGGTTTTGGCCCTCGCTTCTGGCCCCACCTTTGACCCCAATTTGTTCACCCGCAAAATTACGCCCCAAGAGTGGGATTCCTTGCAAGCAAAAGACAAACCTTTTTTGAATCGCGCCCTCGAAGGCTACCCGCCAGGGAGTACGTTTAAAATAGTCACCTCGGTGGCGGGGATGGAGTCGGGCAAGTTTTCCCCAGATTCAATTTTGGTGAGTTCAGACTCAATTGTGGTGGGGGGTGTCAGCTTCCATGAACACGGGGGCGGTTATGGCCCGATAGGTTTTACGGATGCGCTGGCTTATAGTTCCAATACGTTTTTTTATCAGATGGGAATTGCTGCCGGCCCTGAACAAATTGCCAAATGGGCGCGATTGATGGGGGTTGGCGAGACAACAGATTTGAAGTTGCTGGGATTGGGCCAAGGTAATCATGGTTCTGTCCCCACACCGGCAGAAAAGCTAAAGCTTTATGGTGAAGAATGGTATGCCGGTGATACGGTGACAATGGCCATCGGGCAAGGGGTGGTTTTGGTGACTCCTTTAGAAATGGCCGTGATGGTGGCGACAATTGCCAATGGCGGATATCGGGTGAAACCACATTTGCTGGCAACTCAAACAAATACACCGGCAACTAAACCGGAAGCAACCGGCATGAAACCAGGAACGGTTGAGGCTGTGCGTAAGGGATTAATTGCGGTGGTGGAAAAAGGTACAGGTCAAGGGTTAAAGGATGGTTCAATTCCTCTGACTGCTGGCAAAACCGGCACGGCGGAAGTCCTGGGTCAACAGGATAATTCTAATTATGTGGCTTACGGGCCGGCCCATGACCCCCAAATTGCCATCGGGGTTGTGGTGGAAAATGGCGGTTATGGGGCCACCGCCGCCGCCCCCATTGCCCACGAAATCTTTAAAACCTATTTCAAAAAGTAG